GCAACTTGAGGAACTCGCTGTTGCACGGGAATTTTAATTACAAATTCTGTGTCCTTACCAGGGATAGATTGACAACAGAGACTACCACCATGCTTTTCTGTAATAATCTGGTGACTAATAGATAATCCTAATCCGGTTCCTTTCCCAGAAGGTTTAGTTGTAAAGAAGGGATCGAATAACTTGGCTTTGACATCTTCGCAAATTCCCGGGCCATTATCGCTAATGTAAATACCAACCCAATCATCCCCAATCGTGGCAGTACGAATTTTAATCCGACTTGGATTTTTTTTGATTTCCTCAAATGAACGCTGTTGATTGTATTCATCTAATGCATCAATGGCATTAGCAAGTACATTCATAAACACTTGGTTAATTTGTCCAGCACAACAATCAACTAATGGTAAAGGTTCGTATTCTTTAACTACTTCAATGCCAGGATGCTCTGGTCTTGCTTTTAAGCGATAATTCAAAATTGTCAATGTACTATCAATACCCTCATGGATATTCATCGGTCTCATATTCATATCATCTACACGCGAAAAAATCCGCATAGAGTAAACAATTTCTCGAATACGTTTTGCACCGATATTCATTGAGTTGAGCAGCTTTAACAAATCATCTTCGATAAATTCTAAATCTGTTGTTTCTAGTTCTTTTTGAATGCGGAGTGTAGGATTGGGATATTCTTGTTGATAAAGGTGCAGAAGATTCAGCACTTCTTGAGTATATTCATTAGCATGACTGAGATT
The genomic region above belongs to Calothrix sp. NIES-2098 and contains:
- a CDS encoding response regulator receiver sensor signal transduction histidine kinase — translated: MNLVTEQTATVLIVDDNPANLGVLSDALDQAGLEVWVAKSGKVALERVTYAIPDLILLDVMMPEMDGFETCRQLKANLATKDIPIIFMTALSDTANKIEGFEVGAVDYITKPFQQEEVLSRVKLHLKLHDLAQKLEQKNTLLEQKVTEVSLAYDDLQQMQIKLIQSEKLSSLGQMVAGIAHEINNPVNFIYGNLSHANEYTQEVLNLLHLYQQEYPNPTLRIQKELETTDLEFIEDDLLKLLNSMNIGAKRIREIVYSMRIFSRVDDMNMRPMNIHEGIDSTLTILNYRLKARPEHPGIEVVKEYEPLPLVDCCAGQINQVFMNVLANAIDALDEYNQQRSFEEIKKNPSRIKIRTATIGDDWVGIYISDNGPGICEDVKAKLFDPFFTTKPSGKGTGLGLSISHQIITEKHGGSLCCQSIPGKDTEFVIKIPVQQRVPQVA